One genomic region from Cellulomonas fengjieae encodes:
- the qcrA gene encoding cytochrome bc1 complex Rieske iron-sulfur subunit, whose translation MSNHDTGHGADDNELVARTPGALPDRFEDPGHPEHHDRMGDTDPKANKRAERQVVVLFAISVLATIGFLIAYFALPPGETADSMLRSNLALGLGLALSLLGIGLAAVHWAKALMNDHEKSEDRHQLRSSDKDREAAVEVLKEGAADSAIGRRGVLQGAMISALALFPLAIVVPIVGNAGGEWNVGAFRHTFWRKGRKLMTDPSNRPIKAADVTIGSVFHVIPEGINESENPLNEKAKAVVLLVRLDPADLKEAEDRKGWSYDGIVAYSKICTHVGCPVALYEQQTHHLLCPCHQSTFDVADGAKVVFGPAKRPLPQLPITVDDEGYLIAQSDFTEPIGPSYWERLK comes from the coding sequence GTGAGCAACCACGACACGGGCCACGGGGCCGACGACAACGAGCTCGTCGCCCGCACGCCGGGCGCCCTGCCCGACCGGTTCGAGGACCCGGGCCACCCGGAGCACCACGACCGCATGGGCGACACGGACCCGAAGGCCAACAAGCGCGCAGAGCGCCAGGTCGTCGTTCTCTTCGCGATCTCGGTCCTCGCCACCATCGGCTTCCTGATCGCCTACTTCGCCCTCCCGCCGGGTGAGACCGCCGACTCGATGCTGCGCTCGAACCTCGCGCTCGGTCTCGGGCTGGCACTGTCGCTGCTCGGCATCGGGCTCGCCGCGGTGCACTGGGCCAAGGCACTCATGAACGACCACGAGAAGTCCGAGGATCGCCACCAGCTGCGCAGCTCCGACAAGGACCGCGAGGCCGCCGTCGAGGTGCTCAAGGAAGGCGCCGCAGACTCGGCCATCGGCCGGCGCGGCGTGCTGCAGGGCGCCATGATCTCCGCGCTCGCGCTCTTCCCCCTCGCGATCGTCGTGCCCATCGTCGGCAACGCCGGCGGCGAGTGGAACGTCGGCGCGTTCCGCCACACGTTCTGGCGCAAGGGCCGCAAGTTGATGACGGACCCGTCGAACCGGCCGATCAAGGCCGCCGACGTGACCATCGGCTCCGTCTTCCACGTCATCCCGGAGGGCATCAACGAGTCGGAGAACCCGCTCAACGAGAAGGCCAAGGCCGTCGTCCTCCTGGTCCGGCTGGACCCGGCGGACCTCAAGGAGGCCGAGGACCGCAAGGGCTGGTCCTACGACGGCATCGTCGCGTACTCCAAGATCTGCACCCACGTGGGTTGTCCGGTCGCGCTGTACGAGCAGCAGACCCATCACCTCCTCTGCCCGTGCCACCAGTCGACGTTCGACGTGGCCGACGGCGCGAAGGTCGTGTTCGGACCGGCCAAGCGGCCCCTGCCGCAGCTGCCGATCACCGTTGACGACGAGGGCTACCTGATCGCGCAGAGCGACTTCACGGAGCCCATCGGCCCGAGCTACTGGGAGCGTCTCAAGTGA
- the qcrC gene encoding cytochrome bc1 complex diheme cytochrome c subunit: MKALAARRHDRRAPVLLLLLALLLTGGLYAVLAPTSADATPVKASTNDIATGEKLFQANCATCHGPAASGTEDGPSLIGVGAASVDFQVGTGRMPMQANGPQALAKPVQFEQEQINQLAAFVASLGAGPAIPTEEQVDPALGDVANGMLIFRTNCAMCHNAVGAGGALSEGKFAPNLWGTTPTHLYEAMQTGPQSMPVFNDANITPEEKRDVIAYVADQGKTSPGGLDLGSLGPVSEGLWAWVVGMGLLISAAVWIGAKSS; the protein is encoded by the coding sequence GTGAAGGCACTCGCAGCCCGCAGGCATGACCGGCGTGCGCCGGTCCTGCTGCTCCTGCTGGCGCTGCTGCTCACCGGTGGCCTGTACGCGGTGCTGGCACCGACGTCGGCCGACGCGACGCCTGTCAAGGCGAGCACCAACGACATCGCGACCGGCGAGAAGCTGTTCCAGGCCAACTGCGCCACGTGCCACGGACCGGCCGCGTCCGGTACGGAGGACGGCCCCTCACTCATCGGCGTCGGCGCCGCGTCGGTCGACTTCCAGGTCGGAACCGGCCGCATGCCCATGCAGGCCAACGGGCCGCAGGCGCTCGCGAAGCCGGTGCAGTTCGAGCAGGAGCAGATCAACCAGCTCGCCGCGTTCGTGGCGTCGCTGGGTGCGGGCCCCGCCATCCCCACCGAGGAGCAGGTCGACCCCGCACTCGGTGACGTGGCGAACGGCATGCTGATCTTCCGGACCAACTGCGCGATGTGCCACAACGCCGTCGGTGCCGGCGGTGCCCTGTCCGAGGGCAAGTTCGCGCCGAACCTGTGGGGCACCACCCCCACCCACCTCTACGAGGCCATGCAGACGGGCCCCCAGTCGATGCCGGTGTTCAACGACGCCAACATCACGCCCGAGGAGAAGCGCGACGTCATCGCGTACGTCGCCGACCAGGGCAAGACGTCTCCCGGCGGGCTCGACCTCGGCTCGTTGGGCCCGGTCAGCGAGGGCCTGTGGGCCTGGGTCGTCGGCATGGGCCTGCTCATCAGCGCAGCAGTCTGGATCGGAGCGAAGTCCTCGTGA
- a CDS encoding NYN domain-containing protein, producing MNAAEVTGEDAGAVPTAVKAALVQLAADVLGAAEPTEVPPALRAVHRFAPRRRASAGAGPLWAALQDDAFRARVARVWAQTNPELAAGVAPDSPEPAAPSVGAATGAWLLGNPGWRDLLPVPVVDDGGQARARLERAQADAERLRSDAATAREEARSAQEELTALQRELRRLRSDADRARSEGRRVAEEARVALDAAQAAQSRAADELRQARDERRSAQAERTAARAEMRAARKLADTRVRLLLDTIVDAASGLRSELALPPVADLPADLVSPTVDRAVPRPGSRGRSVDDPELLDELLRQPWAHLVVDGYNVSKSGYSGLSLADQRRRLVDGLAALGARTGAEITCCFDGQDGPQQAPGGSARGVRVLFTAGEIADDLIRRLVHAEPPGRVLVVVTSDQEVVRDVEAAGAWVVPSSTLVARLQRL from the coding sequence ATGAACGCTGCGGAGGTGACCGGCGAGGACGCCGGGGCGGTGCCGACGGCGGTGAAGGCTGCCCTGGTCCAGCTCGCGGCGGATGTCCTGGGCGCCGCCGAGCCGACCGAGGTGCCGCCCGCCCTGCGTGCCGTGCACCGGTTCGCCCCGCGCCGTCGTGCGAGCGCAGGTGCGGGACCGCTGTGGGCGGCACTGCAGGACGACGCCTTCCGGGCGCGCGTCGCGCGGGTGTGGGCGCAGACGAACCCGGAGCTCGCCGCCGGGGTGGCGCCGGACTCGCCCGAGCCCGCGGCGCCCTCGGTGGGTGCCGCGACGGGCGCCTGGCTCCTGGGCAACCCGGGGTGGCGGGACCTGTTGCCGGTACCGGTCGTCGACGACGGGGGACAGGCCCGGGCGAGGCTCGAACGGGCTCAGGCCGACGCGGAGCGGCTCCGGTCGGACGCGGCCACGGCGCGCGAGGAGGCGCGGTCCGCGCAGGAGGAGCTCACGGCGCTGCAGCGCGAGCTGCGCAGGTTGCGCTCGGACGCCGACCGCGCGCGCAGCGAGGGGCGACGGGTCGCCGAGGAGGCCCGCGTCGCGCTGGACGCAGCCCAGGCCGCCCAGTCCCGCGCGGCCGACGAGCTGCGGCAGGCCCGGGACGAGCGGCGGTCGGCGCAGGCGGAGCGGACGGCGGCCCGTGCCGAGATGCGTGCGGCCCGCAAGCTCGCCGACACGCGGGTGCGTCTGCTGCTCGACACGATCGTCGACGCGGCGAGCGGGCTGCGCTCGGAGCTGGCTCTGCCACCGGTCGCGGACCTGCCGGCCGACCTGGTCAGCCCGACCGTGGATCGGGCTGTGCCGCGACCCGGATCGCGTGGGCGTTCGGTCGACGACCCCGAGCTGCTCGACGAGCTCCTCCGTCAGCCCTGGGCGCACCTGGTGGTCGACGGCTACAACGTGTCGAAGTCCGGGTACTCCGGGCTCTCGCTGGCGGACCAGCGTCGTCGCCTGGTCGACGGCCTCGCCGCGCTGGGGGCCCGCACGGGCGCCGAGATCACCTGCTGCTTCGACGGGCAGGACGGGCCGCAGCAGGCGCCCGGGGGGTCTGCGCGCGGCGTCCGCGTCCTGTTCACCGCCGGCGAGATCGCGGACGACCTGATCAGGCGGCTGGTCCACGCCGAGCCACCGGGGCGCGTCCTCGTCGTCGTCACCAGCGACCAGGAGGTGGTCCGCGACGTGGAGGCGGCCGGCGCGTGGGTCGTACCGTCCAGCACGCTGGTCGCGCGCCTGCAGCGCCTGTGA
- the trpD gene encoding anthranilate phosphoribosyltransferase, with amino-acid sequence MTDAPATPAWPDLFATLAARRDLSPEQTSWAMSEIMTGAASTPKVAAFLVGLKTKGESVAELTALADTMLAHAVRIEVPGRTLDIVGTGGDRSHTVNISTMSALVVAGAGITVVKHGNRAASSSSGSADVLESLGIRLDHSPARVAELATEVGITFCFAQVFHPSFRHTAAARTELGIGTAFNFLGPLTNPAQPRSAAIGVADARMAPLMAGVLARRGASAMVFRGEDGLDEIAPTGPTRLWEVRDGRVTESVIDWEAELGVGRVQLESLRGEKADYNADVARRLLDGEAGPVRETVVLNTAAALVADGTLPGTSGGSLVERFAAGSEHARASLDSGAAAEVLARWRAASAA; translated from the coding sequence ATGACCGACGCCCCCGCGACGCCGGCCTGGCCCGACCTCTTCGCCACGCTCGCGGCGCGGCGTGACCTCAGCCCCGAGCAGACGTCCTGGGCGATGTCGGAGATCATGACCGGGGCGGCGTCCACGCCCAAGGTGGCGGCGTTCCTCGTCGGGCTGAAGACGAAGGGCGAGTCGGTCGCCGAGCTCACGGCGCTGGCCGACACGATGCTCGCGCACGCCGTGCGGATCGAGGTCCCCGGCCGGACGCTGGACATCGTCGGCACGGGGGGCGACCGCTCGCACACGGTCAACATCTCGACGATGTCGGCCCTCGTGGTCGCCGGCGCCGGAATCACCGTCGTCAAGCACGGGAACCGTGCCGCCTCTTCCTCGTCCGGGTCCGCCGACGTGCTGGAGTCACTCGGCATCCGGCTCGACCACTCGCCGGCTCGCGTCGCCGAGCTGGCCACCGAGGTGGGCATCACCTTCTGCTTCGCGCAGGTGTTCCACCCCTCGTTCCGGCACACCGCCGCCGCGCGCACCGAGCTGGGGATCGGCACCGCCTTCAACTTCCTCGGGCCGCTCACCAACCCCGCCCAGCCGCGGTCCGCCGCGATCGGGGTCGCCGATGCACGGATGGCGCCCCTCATGGCGGGCGTCCTCGCCCGGCGCGGTGCCAGCGCGATGGTTTTCCGTGGCGAGGACGGGCTCGACGAGATCGCACCGACCGGTCCGACGCGTCTCTGGGAGGTCCGGGACGGCCGGGTCACCGAGTCGGTCATCGACTGGGAGGCCGAGCTCGGCGTCGGCCGGGTGCAGCTGGAGTCTTTGCGGGGCGAGAAGGCGGACTACAACGCCGACGTCGCCCGGCGGCTGCTTGACGGCGAGGCCGGTCCCGTGCGCGAGACCGTGGTGCTGAACACCGCGGCGGCTCTGGTGGCCGACGGCACGTTGCCGGGGACCTCGGGCGGGAGCCTCGTCGAGAGGTTCGCCGCCGGGAGCGAGCACGCGCGCGCATCGCTGGACAGCGGGGCCGCGGCAGAGGTCCTGGCTCGCTGGCGAGCGGCGAGCGCCGCCTGA
- a CDS encoding DEDD exonuclease domain-containing protein, whose product MPPARRLRPVWADASIDPAARPVQLTLDQLGTPLSDVTFVVVDLETTGGTPADCAITEIGAVKVRGGEVLGEFQTLVDPGGPVPPFIQVLTGITTTMLIGAPPIERVLPSFLEFSRGAVLVAHNAPFDVGFLKAAAARTGHAWPGNQVVDTVRLARRVVTRDEAPNHKLSTLAALFGTTVTPNHRALSDAQATVDVLHALLSRLAPLGVTHLEDLATATDPVPEDVRRKRTLADGLPDCPGVYLFRGPGEEVLYVGTSTTSLRQRVRSYFTSAEKRSRMVEMVRVAHRVDPVPCATPLEARVRELRLIAAHSPRYNRRSRFPERMPWVRLTSEPYPRLSVVREVKDEDGATYIGPFSSSSSAQLAVDALHEAFPIRQCTRRLPLLAAAGASACVLAGMGKCGAPCTGHQDASGYATVVERVRHAMLADARPVVEAHADRISSLVAQERFEEAATVRDRLGGFLRGAARAQRFAPLASNAELVAARRSDDGGWELVLVRYGRLAGTARVDRRTDPLPAIDTLRATGERVEPAVAPATAAHPEETDLILAWLDKPGVRLVAVDMPWACPVRSAESLGDPAAAVATVVRPRLATAEDGRVVQLVPASDGADGERELDVAEARPVTMDLDDARVIPLRIRPPRTA is encoded by the coding sequence ATGCCCCCGGCCCGCCGCCTACGCCCCGTCTGGGCCGACGCCTCCATCGACCCCGCCGCTCGCCCGGTACAGCTCACGCTCGACCAGCTCGGCACGCCGCTGTCCGACGTCACGTTCGTCGTCGTCGACCTTGAGACCACCGGGGGGACGCCCGCCGACTGCGCGATCACCGAGATCGGCGCCGTCAAGGTGCGCGGGGGCGAGGTGCTGGGCGAGTTCCAGACGCTCGTCGACCCCGGCGGCCCCGTCCCGCCGTTCATCCAGGTCCTCACGGGCATCACCACGACGATGCTGATCGGCGCCCCACCGATCGAGCGGGTCCTGCCGAGCTTCCTGGAGTTCTCGCGCGGTGCCGTGCTCGTGGCGCACAACGCCCCCTTCGACGTCGGCTTCCTCAAGGCGGCGGCGGCCCGCACCGGACACGCCTGGCCGGGCAACCAGGTGGTGGACACCGTCCGGCTCGCTCGCCGTGTCGTCACCCGGGACGAGGCGCCGAACCACAAGCTGTCCACGCTCGCCGCGCTGTTCGGCACCACCGTGACGCCGAACCACCGGGCCCTGTCCGACGCGCAGGCGACGGTCGACGTGCTGCACGCGCTCCTCTCGCGGCTCGCCCCCCTCGGCGTCACGCACCTCGAGGACCTGGCGACCGCGACCGACCCGGTGCCCGAGGACGTGCGCCGCAAGCGCACGCTCGCGGACGGCCTGCCCGACTGTCCCGGCGTCTACCTCTTTCGCGGGCCCGGGGAGGAGGTGCTGTACGTCGGAACCTCCACCACGTCCCTGCGCCAGCGCGTCCGGTCGTACTTCACCTCGGCGGAGAAGCGCAGCCGGATGGTCGAGATGGTGCGTGTCGCGCACCGCGTCGACCCGGTGCCGTGCGCCACGCCACTCGAGGCGCGCGTCCGTGAGCTGCGCCTGATCGCCGCGCACTCCCCCCGGTACAACCGCCGGTCCCGGTTCCCCGAGCGCATGCCGTGGGTCCGCCTCACATCGGAGCCGTACCCGAGGCTGTCGGTCGTGCGCGAGGTGAAGGACGAGGACGGTGCCACCTACATCGGCCCGTTCTCGTCGTCGTCCTCGGCGCAGCTGGCGGTGGATGCCCTGCACGAGGCCTTCCCGATCCGGCAGTGCACCCGCCGGCTCCCGCTGCTCGCCGCCGCGGGCGCGTCGGCGTGCGTCCTGGCGGGGATGGGCAAGTGCGGTGCCCCGTGCACCGGCCACCAGGACGCGTCCGGCTACGCGACGGTCGTCGAGCGCGTCCGGCACGCGATGCTCGCGGACGCCAGACCGGTCGTGGAGGCGCACGCTGACCGGATCTCGTCGCTGGTGGCACAGGAACGCTTCGAGGAGGCCGCGACCGTCCGTGACCGGCTGGGCGGCTTCCTGCGCGGTGCCGCGCGCGCCCAGCGGTTCGCTCCCCTCGCGTCGAACGCGGAGCTGGTCGCCGCACGACGGTCGGACGACGGGGGCTGGGAGCTCGTGCTCGTCCGCTACGGGCGGCTGGCCGGGACCGCGCGGGTCGACCGGCGGACCGACCCCCTGCCGGCGATCGACACGCTCCGGGCCACCGGCGAACGCGTGGAGCCCGCAGTCGCGCCCGCCACCGCCGCGCACCCGGAGGAGACCGACCTGATCCTGGCGTGGCTGGACAAGCCCGGTGTGCGGCTCGTCGCGGTGGACATGCCGTGGGCGTGCCCGGTGCGCTCCGCCGAGTCGCTGGGCGACCCGGCGGCGGCCGTCGCCACCGTGGTGCGACCCCGACTCGCCACGGCCGAGGACGGCCGCGTCGTCCAGCTCGTGCCCGCCTCGGACGGAGCCGACGGTGAGCGCGAGCTCGACGTGGCCGAGGCGCGCCCGGTCACCATGGACCTCGACGACGCGCGGGTCATCCCCCTGCGCATCCGCCCGCCGCGCACGGCATGA
- the ctaE gene encoding aa3-type cytochrome oxidase subunit III: MAIVSTATAAPRTSPHVSVNRPNPVSVGTIVWLASELMFFAGLFAMYFTLRGAAPESWAENTPKLNITFAAINTTVLVLSSVTCQMGVWAAERFQPVRTGSLLQVNRWGMNEWMSLTYLMGAFFIGGQIFEYAELVHQGLTISSSPYGSVFYLTTGFHGLHVVGGLIAFLALLGRSFSAKRFGHHEATTAIVTSYYWHFVDVVWIALFAVIYLLK; this comes from the coding sequence ATGGCGATTGTGTCGACCGCAACGGCTGCCCCGCGCACCAGCCCCCACGTGAGTGTCAACCGACCGAACCCCGTGTCGGTGGGGACGATCGTCTGGCTGGCCAGCGAGCTCATGTTCTTCGCTGGCCTCTTCGCCATGTACTTCACGCTGCGAGGAGCAGCGCCGGAGTCGTGGGCGGAGAACACCCCCAAGCTGAACATCACCTTCGCGGCGATCAACACCACGGTGCTGGTCCTGTCGTCGGTGACGTGCCAGATGGGCGTGTGGGCCGCCGAGCGGTTCCAGCCGGTACGCACGGGCTCGCTGCTCCAGGTGAACCGCTGGGGCATGAACGAGTGGATGTCGCTGACGTACCTCATGGGCGCGTTCTTCATCGGCGGCCAGATCTTCGAGTACGCCGAGCTGGTGCACCAGGGTCTGACCATCTCCTCGAGCCCCTACGGCTCGGTCTTCTACCTGACGACCGGCTTCCACGGCCTGCACGTGGTCGGTGGCCTGATCGCCTTCCTGGCGCTGCTCGGTCGCTCCTTCAGCGCCAAGCGTTTCGGCCACCACGAGGCCACGACCGCGATCGTGACGTCGTACTACTGGCACTTCGTCGACGTCGTGTGGATCGCGCTCTTCGCCGTGATCTACCTCCTGAAGTAG
- a CDS encoding S1 family peptidase, giving the protein MTRHTWRVAVTACAAGALLAGPMALGSTAAPSDPGSVRPDQLGIAPKVDPGIARALERDLGISRSDAGSRLTFQARASSIRDDLAQRLGATYAGAWVDPTKNVMYVGVADGTAAAAVRAAGARAVVVDHTLAELEQWQASLDAARLDAPDQVPSWYVDVTTNSVVVSVRPGGEAAAQDLVARAGVPAGSVTFEATEEAPRTFIDIVGGNAYTIGGTSRCSVGFAVTGGFVSAGHCGRVGATTASPSGTFRGSSFPGNDYAWVAAASGNTPVGAVNRYDGTRVSVAGSTDAAVGAAVCRSGSTTGWRCGTIQSRGASVTYAQGTVSGLIRTNVCAEPGDSGGSLIAGNQAQGVTSGGSGNCSSGGTTYFQPVNEILSAYGLTLITGGGGTTPPPTTACSGYASSYQGTLSSGAAVAQPSGGSVTVSRSGTIRLCLAGPSGADFDLYLQKRSGSTWSTVAQGTTASANEAITYSGTAGTYRYVVLAYSGSGSYVLGATTP; this is encoded by the coding sequence ATGACCCGACACACCTGGAGGGTCGCGGTGACGGCGTGTGCCGCCGGCGCGCTCCTGGCGGGACCGATGGCGCTGGGATCGACGGCGGCGCCGTCCGACCCGGGATCGGTCCGACCGGACCAGCTCGGCATCGCGCCGAAGGTGGACCCCGGCATCGCGCGTGCCCTGGAACGCGACCTCGGCATCAGCCGCTCCGACGCGGGCTCCCGACTGACGTTCCAGGCGCGGGCCTCGAGCATCCGCGACGACCTCGCGCAACGGCTCGGTGCGACCTACGCGGGGGCGTGGGTCGACCCGACGAAGAACGTGATGTACGTCGGGGTCGCCGACGGCACCGCTGCGGCCGCCGTCCGGGCGGCGGGTGCCAGGGCGGTCGTGGTCGACCACACGCTGGCGGAGCTCGAGCAGTGGCAGGCGTCGCTCGACGCGGCGCGGCTGGACGCTCCCGACCAGGTTCCCAGCTGGTACGTCGACGTCACCACCAACTCCGTCGTGGTCTCCGTGCGGCCGGGTGGCGAGGCGGCGGCGCAGGACCTGGTGGCGCGGGCCGGCGTGCCGGCCGGCTCGGTGACGTTCGAGGCGACCGAGGAGGCGCCCAGGACCTTCATCGACATCGTCGGCGGGAACGCGTACACGATCGGCGGCACCTCGCGGTGCTCGGTCGGCTTCGCCGTGACCGGCGGTTTCGTCTCCGCGGGGCACTGCGGGAGGGTCGGTGCGACGACCGCGTCGCCGAGCGGGACGTTCCGCGGGTCGAGCTTCCCCGGCAACGACTACGCGTGGGTCGCCGCCGCGTCGGGCAACACGCCGGTCGGCGCGGTCAACCGCTACGACGGCACCCGCGTGTCCGTCGCCGGCTCGACCGATGCGGCCGTCGGTGCCGCGGTCTGCCGCTCGGGTTCGACCACCGGCTGGCGCTGCGGGACGATCCAGTCCCGAGGAGCGAGCGTCACGTACGCGCAGGGGACGGTCAGCGGGTTGATCCGCACGAACGTGTGCGCCGAGCCGGGTGACTCGGGCGGCTCGCTCATCGCAGGCAACCAGGCCCAGGGTGTGACGTCCGGCGGGTCCGGGAACTGCTCCTCGGGGGGCACCACCTACTTCCAGCCGGTCAACGAGATCCTGTCCGCGTACGGGCTGACGCTGATCACGGGCGGTGGAGGAACCACGCCGCCACCGACGACGGCCTGCTCCGGCTACGCGAGCAGCTACCAGGGCACCCTCAGCTCCGGTGCGGCCGTCGCGCAGCCGTCCGGCGGCTCGGTGACCGTGTCGCGCAGCGGGACCATCCGGCTCTGCCTCGCGGGCCCGTCGGGCGCCGACTTCGACCTGTACCTGCAGAAGCGGAGCGGCTCGACCTGGTCGACCGTGGCGCAGGGCACGACGGCCTCGGCGAACGAGGCGATCACGTACTCCGGCACGGCCGGCACCTACCGGTACGTCGTCCTGGCGTACTCCGGTTCCGGTTCCTACGTCCTGGGTGCGACGACGCCCTGA
- a CDS encoding response regulator transcription factor — MSTVQTDHASATPGPRILLYSDDVDVRQQVRLAVGRRLRRGAPDIEWVEVATGPAVITRVEAGGLDLLILDGEADKVGGMGLARQLKDEIYRCPPTMVLTGRPQDAWLASWSNADAVVSRPLDPVVLHDAVAAIIETPAVTR, encoded by the coding sequence ATGAGCACGGTGCAGACCGACCACGCATCCGCCACCCCCGGGCCGCGGATCCTCCTGTACAGCGACGACGTGGACGTCCGCCAGCAGGTGCGGCTCGCAGTCGGTCGCCGGCTCCGCCGCGGCGCCCCCGACATCGAGTGGGTCGAGGTCGCCACCGGCCCCGCCGTGATCACCCGCGTCGAGGCCGGCGGGCTGGACCTGCTCATCCTCGACGGCGAGGCGGACAAGGTCGGCGGCATGGGGCTCGCGCGCCAGCTCAAGGACGAGATCTACCGCTGCCCCCCGACCATGGTCCTCACCGGTCGACCGCAGGACGCCTGGCTCGCCTCGTGGTCGAACGCCGACGCCGTCGTGAGCCGTCCGCTGGACCCGGTCGTGCTCCACGACGCCGTCGCGGCGATCATCGAGACGCCCGCCGTCACCCGATGA
- a CDS encoding Lrp/AsnC family transcriptional regulator, which yields MLTAIVLIDADAAKIPEVAAAIADLAGVSEVYSVTGEVDLIAMVRVREHDDLADVIADKVSKIDGVIRTQTYIAFRTYSQHDLEQAFALGLED from the coding sequence ATGCTGACTGCCATCGTGCTCATCGACGCGGACGCCGCCAAGATCCCGGAGGTCGCCGCGGCGATCGCCGACCTCGCGGGCGTCAGCGAGGTCTACTCGGTCACCGGGGAGGTGGACCTGATCGCGATGGTCCGCGTCCGCGAGCACGACGATCTCGCCGACGTCATCGCCGACAAGGTGAGCAAGATCGACGGCGTCATCCGCACGCAGACCTACATCGCGTTCCGCACGTACTCGCAGCACGACCTGGAACAGGCGTTCGCCCTCGGGTTGGAGGACTGA